In the Catenulispora sp. MAP5-51 genome, one interval contains:
- a CDS encoding CGNR zinc finger domain-containing protein gives MTRLAVELANTGTLDLGGELVADFFDQHEVTPPPDGAYGGLPHLVATALAQLVDGTAPDAVHRLLRDYPPEMHLSDHDGTGFWHIHFSRNGAPAERWLGQLVAAKLALVAAGDPAVTLGRCAADGCGNYFVDQSRNRTRRFCGNACASRTTVAAYRARAAKE, from the coding sequence GTGACCCGGCTGGCCGTGGAGCTGGCCAACACCGGCACCCTGGACCTGGGCGGCGAGCTGGTCGCGGACTTCTTCGACCAGCACGAGGTCACACCCCCGCCGGACGGCGCCTACGGAGGCCTGCCGCACCTGGTCGCCACGGCGCTGGCCCAGCTCGTCGACGGCACCGCGCCCGACGCGGTCCACCGGCTCCTGCGCGACTACCCGCCGGAGATGCACCTGTCCGACCACGACGGCACCGGCTTCTGGCACATCCACTTCAGCCGCAACGGCGCCCCCGCCGAACGCTGGCTCGGCCAGCTCGTCGCCGCCAAGCTGGCCCTGGTCGCGGCTGGCGACCCGGCCGTGACCCTGGGCCGCTGCGCCGCCGACGGCTGCGGGAACTACTTCGTGGACCAGTCCCGCAACCGCACGCGCCGCTTCTGCGGGAACGCGTGCGCGAGCCGGACGACGGTCGCGGCGTACCGGGCGCGGGCCGCGAAGGAGTGA
- the pgsA gene encoding phosphatidylinositol phosphate synthase → MLNRYARAFFTAIFTPTARFFLSKGISPDAVTLVGTLGVIAGALCFYPRGSFFVGTVVITAFVFSDLVDGTMARMVQREDKFGAFWDSTLDRLADAAIFGGLAWWFGRGGNQPVLFGVCLAIMGLGAVVSYARARAEGLGVDANVGYVERSERLVGSLVATGLAGLGVPYIQAVALWAIAIGSLVTLTQRVWLVRTELLVKARPEQKAQAEQKAEAEQKAEAEEGETSA, encoded by the coding sequence ATGCTCAACCGTTACGCGCGTGCCTTCTTCACTGCCATCTTCACCCCGACCGCCCGATTCTTCCTGAGCAAGGGGATCAGCCCGGACGCGGTGACGCTGGTCGGCACGCTCGGCGTGATCGCCGGCGCGCTGTGCTTCTACCCGCGGGGGTCGTTCTTCGTCGGGACCGTGGTCATCACCGCGTTCGTGTTCTCCGACCTGGTCGACGGGACCATGGCGCGGATGGTGCAGCGCGAGGACAAGTTCGGCGCCTTCTGGGACTCCACGCTCGACCGGCTCGCGGACGCGGCGATCTTCGGCGGCCTGGCGTGGTGGTTCGGGCGCGGCGGGAACCAGCCGGTCCTGTTCGGGGTCTGTCTGGCGATCATGGGGCTCGGCGCTGTGGTGTCGTACGCCCGGGCCCGGGCCGAGGGCCTCGGGGTGGACGCGAACGTCGGCTACGTCGAGCGCAGCGAGCGGCTCGTCGGGTCGCTGGTGGCGACCGGGCTCGCCGGGCTCGGCGTGCCCTACATCCAGGCGGTCGCGCTGTGGGCCATCGCCATCGGGTCCCTCGTCACACTCACGCAGCGGGTGTGGCTGGTTCGCACAGAACTGCTGGTCAAGGCCCGGCCCGAGCAGAAGGCCCAGGCAGAGCAGAAGGCCGAGGCCGAGCAGAAGGCCGAGGCCGAGGAGGGGGAGACGTCGGCGTGA
- the pdxS gene encoding pyridoxal 5'-phosphate synthase lyase subunit PdxS — translation MSVNENSAQAPEVGTARVKRGMAEMLKGGVIMDVVTPEQAKIAEDAGAVAVMALERVPADIRKDGGVARMSDPDMVDGIIEAVSIPVMAKARIGHFVEAQVLQALGVDYIDESEVLTPADETHHIDKWAFTVPFVCGATNLGEALRRIAEGAAMIRSKGEAGTGNVVEATRHMRQLRADIRKLTTLDESELFLAAKNHQAPYELVKEVARTGKLPVVLFTAGGIATPADAAMMMQLGAEGVFVGSGIFKSGDPEKRAKAIVEATTHYDDADLIAKVSRNLGEAIVGINLDTLPAEQRYASRGW, via the coding sequence GTGTCCGTGAACGAGAACAGCGCTCAGGCACCCGAAGTCGGTACCGCCCGCGTCAAGCGCGGCATGGCCGAGATGCTCAAGGGCGGCGTGATCATGGACGTCGTCACCCCCGAGCAGGCCAAGATCGCCGAGGACGCCGGCGCGGTCGCGGTCATGGCCCTGGAGCGGGTGCCCGCCGACATCCGCAAGGACGGCGGCGTGGCGCGGATGAGCGACCCGGACATGGTCGACGGCATCATCGAGGCCGTCTCCATCCCGGTCATGGCCAAGGCCCGGATCGGCCACTTCGTCGAGGCCCAGGTGCTGCAGGCGCTCGGCGTGGACTACATCGACGAGTCCGAGGTGCTCACCCCGGCCGACGAGACCCACCACATCGACAAGTGGGCCTTCACCGTCCCCTTCGTCTGCGGCGCCACCAACCTGGGCGAGGCCCTGCGCCGGATCGCCGAGGGCGCGGCGATGATCCGCTCCAAGGGCGAGGCCGGCACCGGCAACGTCGTCGAGGCCACCCGGCACATGCGCCAGCTGCGCGCCGACATCCGCAAGCTCACCACCCTGGACGAGTCCGAGCTCTTCCTGGCCGCCAAGAACCACCAGGCGCCCTACGAGCTGGTCAAGGAGGTCGCGCGCACCGGCAAGCTGCCGGTCGTGCTGTTCACCGCCGGCGGCATCGCCACCCCGGCCGACGCCGCGATGATGATGCAGCTCGGCGCCGAGGGCGTGTTCGTGGGCTCGGGCATCTTCAAGTCCGGCGACCCGGAGAAGCGCGCCAAGGCCATCGTCGAGGCCACCACGCACTACGACGACGCGGACCTGATCGCCAAGGTCTCCCGCAACCTCGGCGAGGCGATCGTCGGGATCAACCTGGACACGCTGCCGGCCGAGCAGCGCTACGCCTCCCGCGGCTGGTAA
- the leuA gene encoding 2-isopropylmalate synthase has product MTSPMTSPMTPPWNPQQPSPMPSYRYRNVFERVEVPLADAAHPARTWPDNRFTAAPLWVPVDLRDGNQALAEPMDTARKTRMFDLFLRMGFKEIEVAYPSASQTDFDFVRSLAARHQEGAIPEDVTISVFTPAKPELIERTFEAVEGLPNVLVHLYTATAPAWRDLVLRGSRAEVRTMIEDAAGLVAKLAEQRSGAERTRFQFSPEVFILTEPDYVIEVCDRVTEIWDACADRPVVHNLPATVEVATPNVYADQIEYMSRHLARREHVILSVHPHNDRGTGVACAELAVLAGAQRVEGCLFGNGERTGNVDLVTLGLNLHAQGVDPMIDFSDIDAIKDVVEDCNRIPVHVRHPYGGDLVYTAFSGTHQDAISKGMAHHAARAAELGVPESRAPWDVPYLPIDPADVGRGYRGVIRVNSQSGKGGIAYLLRTHYGVDLPRDFQPGFSKVVQRATDEHGREMAPEDLWELFRSAYVAPGEDGRWKLTETAFQELGDGAHRAEATVVRADGKVIPVAGIGNGPLSALTVALAKAGIGFEILDYSEHALAEGADAAAVCYIRSRVDGREVWGVGMDTSVLTAMVRAAVSALNQ; this is encoded by the coding sequence TACCGGAACGTGTTCGAGCGGGTCGAGGTCCCGCTCGCCGATGCGGCACACCCCGCGCGCACGTGGCCCGACAACCGGTTCACCGCCGCGCCGCTGTGGGTCCCGGTGGACCTGCGCGACGGCAACCAGGCGCTCGCCGAGCCGATGGACACCGCGCGCAAGACGAGGATGTTCGACCTGTTCCTGCGGATGGGCTTCAAGGAGATCGAGGTCGCCTATCCCTCGGCCAGCCAGACCGACTTCGACTTCGTGCGGTCGCTGGCGGCTCGGCACCAAGAGGGAGCCATCCCCGAGGACGTGACCATCTCGGTCTTCACCCCGGCCAAGCCCGAGCTGATCGAGCGCACCTTCGAGGCCGTCGAAGGCCTGCCGAACGTCCTGGTCCACCTGTACACCGCGACCGCCCCGGCCTGGCGCGACCTGGTGCTGCGCGGCAGCCGCGCCGAGGTCCGGACGATGATCGAGGACGCCGCGGGACTGGTCGCCAAGCTGGCCGAGCAGCGGAGCGGCGCTGAGAGGACGAGGTTCCAGTTCAGTCCGGAGGTGTTCATCCTGACCGAACCGGACTATGTGATCGAGGTCTGCGACCGCGTCACCGAGATCTGGGACGCCTGCGCCGACCGCCCGGTCGTGCACAACCTGCCGGCCACGGTCGAGGTGGCCACGCCGAACGTCTACGCCGACCAGATCGAGTACATGAGCCGCCACCTGGCCCGGCGCGAGCACGTCATCCTGTCCGTGCACCCGCACAACGACCGCGGCACCGGCGTGGCCTGCGCCGAGCTCGCGGTGCTGGCCGGGGCGCAGCGCGTCGAGGGCTGCCTGTTCGGCAACGGCGAGCGGACCGGCAACGTCGACCTGGTCACCCTGGGGCTGAACCTGCACGCCCAGGGCGTGGACCCGATGATCGACTTCTCCGACATCGACGCGATCAAGGACGTGGTCGAGGACTGCAACCGCATCCCGGTCCACGTCCGGCACCCCTACGGCGGCGACCTCGTCTACACCGCGTTCTCCGGCACGCACCAGGACGCCATCAGCAAGGGCATGGCGCACCACGCGGCGCGCGCCGCGGAGCTGGGGGTGCCGGAGAGCCGGGCGCCGTGGGACGTGCCGTACCTGCCGATCGACCCGGCCGACGTCGGCCGCGGCTACCGGGGCGTGATCCGGGTCAACAGCCAGTCGGGCAAGGGCGGGATCGCGTACCTGCTGCGCACGCACTACGGCGTCGATCTGCCGCGCGACTTCCAGCCCGGGTTCTCCAAGGTGGTGCAGCGCGCGACCGACGAGCACGGCCGCGAGATGGCGCCGGAGGATCTGTGGGAGCTGTTCCGGTCGGCCTACGTGGCGCCGGGGGAGGACGGCCGGTGGAAGCTGACCGAGACCGCGTTCCAGGAGCTCGGGGACGGCGCGCACCGCGCCGAGGCCACCGTCGTGCGCGCCGACGGCAAGGTGATCCCGGTGGCGGGCATCGGGAACGGGCCGCTGTCCGCGCTGACCGTGGCCCTGGCGAAGGCCGGGATCGGCTTCGAGATCCTGGACTACTCCGAGCACGCCCTGGCCGAGGGTGCCGACGCCGCGGCGGTCTGCTACATCCGCTCGCGGGTGGACGGCCGGGAAGTGTGGGGTGTCGGAATGGACACCTCGGTGCTCACGGCGATGGTGCGGGCGGCGGTCTCAGCGCTGAACCAGTAG
- a CDS encoding phosphatidylinositol mannoside acyltransferase → MSGESTKERFVSWGYGAAWTAVKLLPERTAYRLFDFIADRLWAKRGGGVRQLEKNLLRVLGKDTPEKELREMSHRAMRSALRQYCEQFRAPTWSRERIMDSVDFPAEDIKRLQDALDSGRGVIMALGHTGNYDHAGVWLVNYMGEGFTTVAEHLKPESVAEKFLDYRRGLGMEVLPHDGGPSVFGTLARRLRAGKSVALVADRDLSASGAQVTMFGEATRIAAGPAALAVQTGAVLLPVQLWYPSYGRMSVRVRPEIPVPEDGKRPEKVAVMCQQLADNYAEGIAAHPADWHMMQKFFLADLDPAKAPKATAVVVPQQSAAEAAEPSESAKPPKPAEPSEPSEPSEPSESAEPAEPAEPSAQEAP, encoded by the coding sequence GTGAGCGGGGAGAGCACCAAGGAGCGTTTCGTCAGCTGGGGCTACGGGGCGGCCTGGACGGCGGTGAAGCTGCTGCCGGAGCGCACGGCGTACCGGCTGTTCGATTTCATCGCCGACCGGCTCTGGGCCAAGCGCGGCGGCGGGGTGCGGCAGCTGGAGAAGAACCTGTTGCGCGTCCTGGGCAAGGACACGCCGGAGAAGGAACTGCGGGAGATGTCGCACCGGGCGATGCGCTCGGCGTTGCGGCAGTACTGCGAGCAGTTCCGCGCCCCGACGTGGAGCCGCGAGCGGATCATGGACAGCGTCGACTTCCCCGCCGAGGACATCAAGCGGCTCCAGGACGCGCTGGACTCCGGGCGCGGCGTGATCATGGCGCTGGGCCACACCGGCAACTACGACCACGCCGGGGTGTGGCTGGTGAACTACATGGGCGAGGGCTTCACCACCGTCGCCGAGCACCTCAAGCCGGAGTCGGTGGCGGAGAAGTTCCTGGACTACCGGCGGGGCCTGGGCATGGAGGTGCTGCCGCACGACGGCGGCCCCTCGGTCTTCGGCACACTGGCCCGGCGGCTGCGGGCCGGCAAGTCCGTGGCGCTGGTCGCCGACCGGGACCTGAGCGCCAGCGGCGCGCAGGTGACGATGTTCGGGGAGGCCACGCGGATCGCGGCGGGGCCCGCGGCGCTGGCGGTGCAGACCGGCGCGGTGCTGCTGCCGGTGCAGCTCTGGTATCCGTCGTATGGTCGGATGAGCGTAAGGGTGCGCCCCGAGATCCCGGTCCCGGAGGACGGCAAGCGGCCCGAGAAGGTGGCCGTGATGTGCCAGCAGCTCGCCGACAACTATGCCGAGGGCATCGCCGCGCATCCCGCGGACTGGCACATGATGCAGAAGTTCTTCCTCGCCGACCTGGACCCCGCCAAGGCACCCAAGGCCACGGCGGTGGTGGTGCCGCAGCAGTCGGCGGCGGAGGCTGCGGAGCCTTCGGAGTCCGCAAAACCCCCAAAGCCCGCAGAGCCCTCAGAGCCCTCAGAGCCCTCAGAGCCCTCAGAGTCCGCAGAGCCCGCAGAGCCCGCGGAACCCTCCGCCCAGGAGGCGCCGTGA
- a CDS encoding glycosyltransferase family 4 protein, which produces MKIGVVCPYAWDIPGGVQNHVRDLAVHLIRLGHEVSVLAPADDEAALPAYVTHAGRAVPVPYNGSVARVNFGFLSAARVRRWLHDGAFDVLHVHEPSSPSLSMLACWAGSGPIVATFHTANPRSRAMTVAYPILQPTLEKISARIAVSEYARRTLVEHLGGDAVVIPNGVDVGFYERAEPKAEWQTQPGQGGTLAFIGRLEERKGLPTLLAAFPEIAAARPGVRLLVLGGGDIEEAADLLPEDVRGQVEFLGRLSDVDKARLLSSVDVYVAPNLGGESFGIILVEAMSAGAPVLASDLDAFGLVLEGGTVGRMFPTGDAQALAKAAIELLGDAADREQLSAAASLAVRRYDWSVVAKDLLAVYEMVTTAPVGRSAVVDVLRIDEALEP; this is translated from the coding sequence GTGAAGATCGGCGTGGTCTGCCCCTACGCGTGGGACATCCCCGGCGGCGTGCAGAACCACGTCCGGGACCTGGCCGTGCACCTGATCCGGCTGGGCCACGAGGTCTCGGTGCTGGCCCCGGCCGACGACGAGGCGGCGCTGCCGGCGTACGTCACGCACGCCGGCCGTGCGGTGCCGGTGCCGTACAACGGCTCGGTGGCGCGCGTGAACTTCGGCTTCCTGTCCGCCGCCCGGGTCCGGCGCTGGCTGCACGACGGCGCCTTCGACGTGCTGCACGTGCACGAGCCGTCCTCCCCGAGCCTGTCGATGCTGGCCTGCTGGGCCGGCTCCGGGCCGATCGTGGCCACCTTCCACACCGCCAACCCGCGCTCGCGCGCGATGACCGTCGCCTACCCGATCCTGCAGCCCACGCTGGAGAAGATCAGCGCCCGCATCGCGGTGTCCGAATACGCCCGCCGCACCCTGGTCGAGCACCTGGGCGGCGACGCCGTGGTGATCCCCAACGGCGTGGACGTCGGCTTCTACGAGCGCGCCGAGCCCAAGGCCGAATGGCAGACGCAGCCCGGCCAGGGCGGCACCCTGGCCTTCATCGGCCGCCTGGAGGAGCGCAAGGGCCTGCCCACGCTGCTGGCGGCGTTCCCGGAGATCGCGGCGGCGCGGCCCGGCGTCCGCCTGCTGGTCCTCGGCGGCGGCGACATCGAGGAGGCGGCGGACCTGCTGCCGGAGGACGTCCGCGGCCAGGTGGAGTTCCTGGGCCGGCTCTCCGACGTGGACAAGGCACGCCTGCTCTCCAGCGTGGACGTCTACGTCGCCCCCAACCTCGGCGGCGAGAGCTTCGGCATCATCCTGGTCGAGGCCATGTCGGCCGGCGCCCCGGTGCTGGCCAGCGACCTGGACGCGTTCGGCCTGGTCCTGGAGGGCGGCACGGTCGGCCGCATGTTCCCCACCGGCGACGCCCAGGCCCTGGCCAAGGCCGCGATCGAGCTGCTGGGCGACGCCGCCGACCGCGAGCAGCTCTCGGCCGCCGCGTCGCTGGCGGTGCGGCGCTACGACTGGTCGGTGGTGGCCAAGGACCTGCTGGCGGTGTACGAGATGGTGACGACGGCGCCGGTCGGACGGTCCGCGGTGGTGGACGTGCTGCGGATCGACGAGGCGCTGGAGCCGTGA